One Pirellulales bacterium DNA window includes the following coding sequences:
- the polA gene encoding DNA polymerase I, with translation LIGPKMARELLQKFGTLEDLYARIDEVAGGKRRDNLLLGREQAFLSRELARLNAETPVAIDWERGRAGGFDPAKAADMFMAFGFHSLTEKMRSRVPPTRAIWKVDYQTIDTLEKLDQLVAEMSRQPNISFDTETTSISPRWAEIVGCSFSWNDGQGYYLPFRAPAGAVRLDPERALAVLRPVLENDQIRKIGQNLKYDMIVLRSAGIDLAGVDFDTMVASYLLDAGERNHNLDELAARYLNHSTTTIDELIGTGKQQKRMDEVPIPLITHYAVEDADVVWRLRPMLAKRLEELQLDRLFRDVEIPLIEVLVELEYNGIKVDVARLQELSRQYGERLVVLEKEIYELAGRQFNIGSPKQLQEVLFDEQKLPKLRKTKTGASTDADVLEELARLHPLPAKIIEYRQYAKLKGTYVDALPQMVHPTTGRVHASFNQSVAATGRLSSSDPNLQNIPIRTDSGREIRSAFLPGHDGWRLVAADYSQFELRLLAHFSQDATLCEAFARDEDIHARVASQVYNVPLADVTSDMRRVAKAVNFGVIYGQSAFGLSKMLGIDQTQAAQFIRAYFAGYPGVSEFIERTIAECRQNGFVTTILGRRRIIRGMGDAEKAIGPDRAENESLFAVADAASVGADLPDAPRRSEDRSAPQRGEGALRQRSLAERTAINTVVQGSEADLIKLAMINIYHRMRAEHLASRMLLQNHDELIFEAPPEEIDLMVQLAKEEMSGVWPLSVSLKVDVKTGSNWADCEPWA, from the coding sequence GCTGATCGGGCCGAAGATGGCCCGCGAACTGTTGCAGAAATTCGGCACGCTGGAAGACCTCTATGCTCGAATCGACGAAGTTGCTGGTGGCAAGCGGCGCGACAATCTTCTGCTGGGCCGCGAGCAAGCGTTCTTGAGCCGAGAACTGGCCCGCTTGAACGCTGAAACGCCCGTGGCCATCGATTGGGAGCGCGGGCGGGCAGGCGGATTCGATCCGGCCAAGGCCGCGGACATGTTCATGGCGTTCGGTTTCCACAGCCTGACCGAGAAGATGCGGAGCCGCGTGCCTCCGACGCGCGCTATTTGGAAGGTCGACTACCAAACGATCGACACGCTAGAGAAGCTCGATCAGCTTGTCGCCGAAATGAGCCGCCAGCCGAACATTTCGTTCGACACCGAAACGACCAGCATCTCTCCACGCTGGGCGGAGATCGTCGGCTGTTCGTTTTCCTGGAACGACGGGCAGGGATACTACTTGCCATTCCGAGCGCCGGCCGGCGCGGTCCGGCTCGATCCCGAGCGGGCGCTCGCTGTGCTCCGGCCCGTGCTCGAGAACGACCAGATTCGCAAGATCGGCCAGAACCTTAAATACGACATGATCGTGCTCCGCTCGGCCGGAATCGATTTGGCGGGCGTCGATTTCGACACGATGGTCGCCAGCTACCTCTTGGATGCCGGCGAGCGGAACCACAATCTCGACGAACTGGCAGCCCGCTATCTCAATCACAGCACCACGACCATCGACGAACTGATCGGCACGGGCAAGCAGCAAAAGCGAATGGATGAGGTGCCGATCCCATTGATCACGCACTACGCGGTCGAGGACGCCGATGTAGTCTGGCGCTTGCGGCCGATGCTGGCCAAGCGACTGGAAGAGCTGCAACTCGATCGTCTGTTTCGCGACGTGGAAATCCCGCTGATCGAGGTCTTGGTCGAGCTGGAATACAACGGGATCAAGGTCGATGTCGCGCGATTGCAAGAACTGAGCCGGCAATATGGCGAGCGACTCGTCGTGCTCGAAAAGGAAATCTACGAACTGGCCGGGCGGCAGTTCAACATCGGCTCACCCAAGCAATTGCAGGAGGTGCTATTCGATGAGCAAAAGCTGCCGAAGCTGAGGAAGACCAAAACCGGCGCGAGCACCGATGCCGATGTGCTCGAAGAGCTGGCCCGATTGCATCCATTGCCGGCCAAGATCATCGAATATCGCCAATATGCCAAGCTGAAAGGCACGTACGTCGATGCGTTGCCGCAGATGGTCCATCCGACCACCGGGCGCGTGCATGCCTCGTTCAATCAATCAGTCGCCGCGACCGGCCGGCTCAGCTCGAGCGATCCCAATCTACAAAACATCCCGATCCGAACCGATTCGGGGCGCGAAATCCGCTCGGCGTTTTTACCGGGGCACGACGGTTGGCGGCTGGTGGCGGCCGATTATTCGCAATTCGAGCTGCGCTTGCTGGCCCATTTTTCTCAGGACGCCACGCTGTGCGAGGCCTTCGCCCGCGACGAAGACATTCACGCCCGCGTGGCGAGCCAGGTGTACAACGTGCCGCTGGCGGATGTAACCTCCGACATGCGCCGCGTAGCGAAGGCGGTCAACTTCGGCGTGATTTACGGCCAAAGCGCCTTCGGTCTATCCAAAATGCTTGGAATCGATCAGACTCAAGCCGCGCAGTTCATCCGAGCGTACTTCGCCGGCTATCCGGGCGTCAGCGAGTTCATCGAACGAACGATCGCCGAGTGCCGCCAGAATGGTTTCGTGACGACCATTTTGGGACGGCGGCGGATCATTCGCGGAATGGGAGACGCGGAGAAGGCGATTGGCCCCGACCGCGCCGAGAATGAGTCGCTCTTTGCCGTGGCCGACGCTGCCAGCGTCGGCGCAGACCTACCTGATGCGCCCCGTCGGTCAGAAGACAGATCCGCTCCTCAGCGCGGCGAAGGCGCGCTGCGTCAACGGAGCCTCGCCGAGAGAACTGCGATCAACACGGTCGTGCAAGGTTCCGAAGCCGACCTAATCAAGCTGGCAATGATCAACATTTACCACCGGATGCGAGCCGAACACCTTGCATCAAGAATGCTGCTTCAAAATCACGACGAATTGATATTTGAGGCGCCGCCGGAGGAAATCGACCTCATGGTTCAACTCGCGAAGGAGGAAATGTCCGGCGTCTGGCCATTGTCGGTGTCGCTTAAAGTGGACGTGAAGACCGGTTCCAATTGGGCAGATTGCGAACCTTGGGCATGA
- the coaE gene encoding dephospho-CoA kinase (Dephospho-CoA kinase (CoaE) performs the final step in coenzyme A biosynthesis.), translating to MQIIGLLGGVASGKSFVAKRFELFGAKVLDADRIGHEVLLLPEVRDGIRNHFGDKVFGENGQVDRKALGRIVFGPPPDGARELLVLEQLTHPEIRRRLRGEADRMAADGVPAAILDAPVMLKSGWDKICSRMVYVDAPEEVRRERALSRGWTTEEFEAREAAQESLEVKRRRADFVIDNSASAEYTQSQIERFWHSLVG from the coding sequence ATGCAGATTATCGGGCTCCTCGGCGGCGTCGCCAGCGGTAAGAGTTTCGTGGCCAAGCGATTCGAACTTTTTGGGGCGAAAGTGCTCGATGCCGATCGAATCGGCCATGAAGTTCTGTTATTGCCTGAGGTTCGGGACGGAATTCGCAACCATTTTGGCGACAAGGTGTTCGGTGAAAACGGCCAGGTGGATCGAAAGGCCCTTGGCCGGATTGTATTTGGCCCGCCGCCGGATGGCGCGCGTGAGCTGTTGGTTCTAGAACAGTTGACCCACCCGGAAATTCGCCGCCGGCTTCGTGGGGAGGCCGATCGGATGGCGGCTGATGGCGTGCCGGCTGCCATTTTAGACGCCCCAGTCATGTTGAAATCCGGTTGGGACAAGATTTGCAGTAGGATGGTTTATGTCGACGCGCCCGAGGAAGTGCGGCGCGAGCGAGCGTTGTCACGAGGTTGGACGACGGAGGAATTCGAGGCTCGCGAGGCCGCCCAGGAAAGTTTGGAGGTCAAACGGCGGCGCGCCGATTTTGTGATAGATAACTCCGCATCGGCGGAGTATACTCAATCGCAGATTGAGCGGTTTTGGCACTCCCTTGTCGGCTGA